From one Carassius auratus strain Wakin unplaced genomic scaffold, ASM336829v1 scaf_tig00028719, whole genome shotgun sequence genomic stretch:
- the LOC113079601 gene encoding anaphase-promoting complex subunit 4, translating into MPAFRQVGEKQLPNPILYMAWSPNRDLIALANTAGELLLHRLANFQRVWSLLPNENTGKEITSLAWRPDGKVLAFSVGDTKQVVLCDAEKAEILHLFPVEYPASCMHWMEVQDDSSTLSSFSESEDESSRFLPKLPTLPKSYSTTSKIFSEEKSDEVTNLLGEVRLNILVVGGPSGFVELYAYGLYKIATLSGISGTCRSLGLSSDLKSLSVITEIKSAEDSPEIHYIQLDTGLLSSCLPELTKMARKFTHISTLLQYLRLSLTCMCEAWEEILMQMDLRLTKFVQEKNTSTQVQDEFLELLLWGHASPELQALLMNQLTVKGLKMLGQSIDSSYSSIQKLVISHLQSGSEALLYHLSEVKGMALWKQKFQPLGLDPAAIEDAIVAVGSFTLKASELLQVIDKSMKNFKAFFRWLYVAMLRMSEDHVPPELNKMTQKDLAFVADFLSEHFSANEELFDRKGKYFNVERVGQYLKDEDEDLISPPNMDGNQWVTFVKQSTHLKDSPLLFPTYPQKSLHFVKRMMEGSIDLCLQKPAEVIGHSVKQAVCLRLYTVPESSENAPRLFELPSLWNDKKAGMHYVVFCMPEISPSKIYILRKATDPNRSVPNGLVALNLSAPLNSSIDDETPAPTSADSSYSCLDARFYDDETLTVVLRSREDDENKMRVLAQLHLNSVLSWDEEFTWDLTLRLEQQTEGIPVQGLSWGNQSREMDNLKAQFVAVNGIRKVACVLSANLRHVRVYEMDAEEEEEDEERADESQEMSSDQDRLEDTMTNQSDAGEGGDGAGGAEDAQAAGQGLGDILDETGESDTL; encoded by the exons ATGCCTGCTTTTCGCCAGGTCGGGGAGAAACAGCTCCCCAACCCCATTCTGTACATGGCCTGGTCTCCTAACAGAGATCTGATCGCCCTGGCTAACACTGCAGGAGAG CTTCTCCTGCATCGCCTTGCGAACTTTCAGCGGGTCTGGAGTTTACTGCCCAATGAGAACACAGGAAAAGAGATCACATCACTGGCCTGGAGACCTGATGGGAAAG TCCTGGCATTCAGTGTGGGAGACACAAAGCAAGTGGTGCTGTGTGATGCAGAGAAGGCAGAAATCCTCCACCTGTTCCCTGTTGAATACCCAGCGTCCTGCATGCACTGGATGGAGGTGCAAGATGACAGCAG CACGTTGTCTTCATTCAGCGAGTCTGAAGATGAGTCCAGTCGTTTTCTTCCAAAGTTACCCACTTTACCTAAGAG CTACAGCACCACATCAAAGATATTTAG tGAAGAGAAATCAGATGAAGTCACAAATCTTTTGGGGGAAGTGAG GCTCAATATCCTGGTGGTGGGAGGACCTTCTGGATTCGTGGAGCTGTATGCGTATGGACTGTATAAGATTGCTACGCTGAGTGGA ATCTCAGGGACGTGCCGTAGTCTTGGGCTCTCTAGCGACCTCAAGTCCCTCTCTGTTATTACAGAGATTAAATCTGCAGAAGACAGCCCTGAGATACATTACATACAG CTGGACACTGGACTGCTGTCTTCATGTTTGCCTGAGCTGACCAAGATGGCACGCAAGTTTACACACATTTCCACGCTGCTACAG TATCTGCGTCTCTCTCTCACCTGTATGTGTGAAGCATGGGAGGAAATTCTTATGCAGATGGACCTTCGCCTCACTAAGTTTGTCCAG gaaaagaATACGAGCACTCAGGTTCAAGATGAGTTTCTGGAGCTACTGTTATGGGGCCATGCCAG CCCTGAACTTCAGGCCCTTCTTATGAATCAACTCACAGTTAAG GGCTTGAAGATGTTGGGTCAGTCCATCGATTCTTCCTATTCCAGCATCCAGAAACTTGTTATCAGTCACTTGCAGAG TGGCTCTGAGGCGCTGCTGTATCATCTGAGCGAGGTCAAAGGCATGGCGCTCTGGAAGCAGAAGTTTCAGCCTCTCGGCTTGGATCCTGCAGCCATCGAGG ATGCCATTGTAGCTGTGGGCTCCTTCACCCTGAAGGCCAGTGAACTTTTACA AGTTATTGATAAGAGTATGAAGAACTTCAAAGCCTTTTTCAGATGGCTTTATGTTG CAATGCTTCGTATGTCAGAAGACCACGTTCCTCCTGAGCTTAACAAG ATGACTCAGAAGGATCTGGCCTTTGTGGCCGACTTCCTGTCCGAACATTTCAGTGCT AATGAAGAGCTGTTTGATCGGAAAGGGAAGTATTTCAACGTTGAGCGTGTCGGACAG TACTTGAAGGATGAAGATGAAGACTTGATATCTCCACCCAACATGGACGGCAACCAGTGGGTGACATTTGTAAAGCAGAGCACTCACCTGAAAG ACAGTCCGCTGCTCTTCCCCACGTACCCACAGAAGTCTCTGCACTTTGTCAAGAGAATGATGGAGGGGTCCATTGATCTGTGCTTACAGAAACCAGCC gagGTGATCGGGCATTCAGTAAAACAAGCTGTGTGTTTGCGATTGTACACTGTTCCTGAGAG CTCTGAAAATGCACCGAGATTGTTTGAGCTGCCTTCGCT GTGGAATGATAAGAAGGCTGGAATGCATTATGTAGTGTTCTGCATGCCAGAGATCTCGCCCTCCAAAATCTATATTCTGAGAAAAGCAACAGACCCCAACAG GTCTGTCCCTAATGGTCTGGTGGCCCTAAACCTCAGCGCTCCTCTCAATTCTAGTATAGATGATGAAACACCTGCGCCGACCTCTGC CGACAGCTCCTACAGTTGCCTTGATGCCCGTTTTTATGACGACGAGACATTAACAGTGGTATTGCGAAGTCGGGAAGATGACGAGAATAAGATGCGCGTCCTTGCTCAGCTTCATCTAAACTCTGTTTTGAGCTGGGATGAAGAGTTCACCTGGGACCTTACACTTAG GCTGGAGCAGCAGACTGAAGGGATCCCAGTCCAGGGTTTGTCCTGGGGAAACCAGAGCAGAGAGATGGACAACCTCAAAGCTCAGTTTGTAGCAGTTAATGGGATCCGCAAGGTGGCCTGCGTG CTCAGTGCCAATCTGAGACATGTACGTGTGTACGAGATGGAtgcagaggaggaagaggaggacgaAGAGCGTGCTGATGAGTCACAGGAAATGAGCTCAGACCAGGACAGACTTGAGGACACAATGACAAATCAGAGTGATGCTGGGGAAGGTGGAGATGGAGCAGGAGGGGCTGAAGATGCTCAGGCGGCAGGTCAAGGGTTAGGAGACATTTTGGATGAGACTGGAGAATCAGACACGCTTTGA
- the LOC113079602 gene encoding SLAIN motif-containing protein 2-like, with protein sequence MEDINSNINADLEVHKLQVLVKKLEQQNEQLRSRPSQFSPFSSGRLSGNTRPVSAEYDSPGATAGLVGFTGVGSGGSRGLGGVLEIPRLRPSYPGSSYGGGYDSDSTSCVASNTSFASYYDSTDFVEDGETSVLDEVEILDLEDIDGLNEEEDSWLYEAKLNSPLQKALSPIVWCRQVLDNPSPDMESAKRSLLHRLDLTMSGNTHTSFSFHLISSTVVLEVFILN encoded by the exons ATGGAGGATATAAACTCAAACATAAACGCGGACTTGGAGGTACATAAGCTTCAAGTTTTAGTGAAGAAACTCGAGCAGCAGAACGAGCAGCTCCGGAGCCGTCCCAGTCAGTTCTCTCCCTTCTCTTCCGGTAGATTGTCGGGGAACACTAGACCCGTGAGCGCCGAGTATGATTCTCCGGGAGCGACGGCGGGGCTCGTCGGGTTCACCGGGGTGGGGTCCGGCGGATCGAGGGGTCTCGGCGGGGTTTTGGAAATCCCCCGGCTGAGACCGTCGTATCCCGGCAGTAGTTATGGAGGGGGTTATGACAGTGACAGCACTTCTTGTGTCGCTTCGAACACGAGTTTCGCGTCTTATTACGATTCGACAGATTTTGTCGAAGACGGAGAAACTTCGGTGCTGGACGAGGTGGAGATTCTCGATTTGGAGGACATAGATGGCCTGAACGAAGAAGAAGACAGCTG GTTGTATGAGGCGAAATTGAACAGTCCTCTACAGAAAGCCTTGAGTCCCATTGTGTGGTGCAGACAGGTTCTGGATAACCCCAGTCCTGATATGGAGTCTGCCAAACGCTCTCTCTTACACAGACTCGACCTCACCATgtcaggtaacacacacacttcattttcGTTTCATTTGATATCTTCCACTGTTGTATTAGAAGTCTTTATTCTTAACTAG